The Haloarchaeobius amylolyticus genome window below encodes:
- the phoU gene encoding phosphate signaling complex protein PhoU produces the protein MPRESFQRKLDSLESEVLYMSDIVVDRLRTALSAMEAGDESVAWQVVRGDGEVNQLYLDIEQQCIDLLTLQQPVAGDLRFIAASFKIVTDLERVGDLATNLAQYTIDADRDAYPEVDVQDIGSETVAMVEQAMEAYAGHDVEACYDIAAHDDEVDAMCEHASQVVVRDLIESDAAEQPDIDVALDAVSRLLLTVRDLERVGDHAVNVAARTLYMVENDDELLY, from the coding sequence ATGCCCCGCGAGAGCTTCCAGCGGAAACTCGATTCGCTGGAGTCGGAGGTCCTGTACATGAGCGACATCGTCGTCGACCGCCTCAGGACGGCGCTCTCGGCGATGGAGGCCGGAGACGAGTCCGTCGCCTGGCAGGTCGTCAGGGGAGACGGCGAGGTGAACCAGCTCTACCTCGACATCGAACAGCAGTGCATCGACCTGCTCACGCTCCAGCAACCGGTCGCGGGCGACCTGCGCTTCATCGCCGCCTCGTTCAAGATAGTCACCGACCTCGAACGCGTCGGCGACCTCGCGACGAACCTCGCGCAGTACACCATCGACGCGGACAGGGACGCCTACCCGGAGGTCGACGTCCAGGACATCGGGAGCGAGACGGTGGCGATGGTCGAGCAGGCGATGGAGGCCTACGCGGGGCACGACGTCGAGGCCTGCTACGACATCGCGGCCCACGACGACGAGGTCGACGCGATGTGCGAGCACGCGAGCCAGGTCGTCGTCCGCGACCTCATCGAGTCCGACGCCGCCGAACAGCCGGACATCGACGTGGCGCTTGACGCCGTCTCGCGGTTGCTCCTGACGGTCCGGGACCTCGAACGCGTCGGGGACCACGCCGTGAACGTCGCGGCGCGCACCCTCTACATGGTCGAGAACGACGACGAACTCCTCTACTGA
- a CDS encoding helix-turn-helix domain-containing protein, with product MGANETRSMLQEGESVPAVLVLEQLAVGEPGTTAELADAVGLDEATTRSLCADLVERGDLRRKELRSQEATMTVWYRPAEGADSSPEARAERVIASLSVPGASEMMRDWRRDAVRAAYEFLREEGEATTENLVSSVYPAHSAGYNDEEPWWAMVAERLACLPGVSPPATDEDTEDETWTFDAQ from the coding sequence ATGGGTGCGAACGAGACGCGGTCGATGCTGCAGGAGGGGGAGAGCGTTCCCGCCGTGCTGGTGCTCGAACAGCTGGCGGTCGGGGAACCGGGGACGACGGCGGAACTCGCGGACGCGGTCGGTCTCGACGAGGCGACCACGCGGTCGCTGTGTGCGGACCTCGTCGAGCGCGGCGACCTGCGCCGGAAGGAACTCCGGTCGCAGGAGGCGACCATGACGGTCTGGTACCGGCCCGCCGAGGGAGCCGACTCGTCGCCGGAGGCACGGGCCGAGCGCGTCATCGCGTCGCTGTCGGTTCCGGGCGCCAGCGAGATGATGCGGGACTGGCGCCGGGACGCGGTCCGCGCGGCCTACGAGTTCCTCCGCGAGGAGGGCGAGGCGACCACCGAGAACCTCGTCTCGTCGGTGTACCCCGCCCACTCCGCGGGCTACAACGACGAGGAACCGTGGTGGGCGATGGTCGCAGAGCGCCTCGCGTGCCTCCCCGGCGTGTCACCGCCGGCGACGGACGAGGATACCGAAGACGAGACCTGGACGTTCGACGCTCAGTAG
- a CDS encoding DUF7115 domain-containing protein, with translation MDVPGIVETTLAGEDVAAEVSLGGENVLYVTPTRTLIYQSEGFLSDESVDEYPHEAERMTVKEGRRKTRITLTYSLDGERDFTVPANVSESVIHPVLAGVLNASGVTNPGETVTQTFRFSELTVVITSERLVKHVGGAVWDEDYEEYHFADVTGLSFEDGSVATQVVLEVDGRPERIKVANDRAAEVKEYLQQSLFAYYDVNSLDALNDAVRPADVDEEERPSPIDFGEGVDPLDAGNTVQPDEADADLPEESGQPQHAAGQDQHAAGQGGQAPQQADPLAGGPGTGTTAEADQPGRQQDQQSAQPDQQSREQHQQPPQHDQQSARGEQPQQDQQPPRQDDRSSPQDDRQPAASRSQSEPRESRTHSQVESPPEAAEAQPEVEPEPEPAATHQSEQADHQQEPVAPDQHEPDPSQTGQAAGTEPEPGAEPEVADDEDDAASPFEAAGFQPATADATDEAVLERLDRLEEQVQKQNELIERQGALIQQLVDELSRNR, from the coding sequence ATGGACGTTCCGGGCATCGTAGAGACGACACTCGCAGGCGAAGACGTCGCGGCCGAAGTCTCCCTGGGCGGGGAGAACGTGCTCTACGTCACGCCGACGCGGACCCTCATCTACCAGTCGGAGGGCTTCCTGAGCGACGAATCCGTCGACGAGTACCCACACGAAGCAGAGCGAATGACCGTCAAGGAGGGCCGGCGCAAGACCCGCATCACGCTGACGTACTCGCTGGATGGCGAGCGGGACTTCACCGTCCCGGCCAACGTCTCCGAGTCGGTCATCCACCCGGTCCTCGCGGGCGTGCTCAACGCCAGCGGGGTCACGAACCCCGGCGAGACGGTGACACAGACGTTCCGGTTCTCGGAGCTCACGGTCGTCATCACCTCCGAGCGCCTCGTCAAGCACGTCGGCGGTGCCGTCTGGGACGAGGACTACGAGGAGTACCACTTCGCGGACGTGACCGGCCTCAGTTTCGAGGACGGCAGCGTCGCGACGCAGGTCGTCCTCGAGGTCGACGGTCGTCCCGAGCGCATCAAGGTCGCCAACGACCGGGCCGCCGAGGTCAAGGAGTACCTCCAGCAGTCCCTGTTCGCGTACTACGACGTGAACTCGCTGGACGCACTCAACGACGCGGTGCGGCCGGCCGACGTCGACGAGGAGGAGCGCCCCTCCCCCATCGACTTCGGCGAGGGCGTCGACCCACTCGACGCGGGCAACACGGTCCAGCCAGACGAGGCCGACGCGGACCTGCCGGAAGAGTCCGGCCAGCCCCAGCACGCCGCAGGCCAGGACCAGCACGCGGCGGGGCAGGGAGGCCAGGCCCCCCAGCAGGCCGACCCGCTGGCGGGTGGACCCGGCACCGGGACGACGGCGGAGGCCGACCAGCCGGGCCGACAGCAGGACCAGCAGTCGGCACAACCCGACCAGCAGTCCCGGGAACAGCACCAGCAGCCGCCACAGCACGACCAGCAGTCGGCACGCGGTGAGCAGCCACAACAGGACCAGCAGCCGCCTCGACAGGACGACCGGAGTTCGCCCCAGGACGACCGGCAGCCAGCCGCGTCCCGGTCCCAGTCGGAACCCCGAGAGTCCCGGACGCACTCGCAGGTGGAGTCCCCGCCGGAGGCGGCGGAGGCACAGCCAGAGGTCGAGCCCGAGCCAGAACCGGCAGCCACCCACCAGTCCGAGCAGGCAGACCACCAGCAGGAGCCGGTGGCCCCCGACCAGCATGAGCCCGACCCGTCACAGACCGGCCAGGCCGCCGGCACCGAACCGGAACCCGGCGCCGAACCCGAGGTCGCGGACGACGAGGACGACGCTGCCTCGCCGTTCGAGGCGGCCGGGTTCCAGCCCGCGACCGCCGACGCGACCGACGAGGCGGTGCTGGAACGGCTCGACAGGCTCGAGGAGCAGGTCCAGAAGCAGAACGAACTCATCGAGCGCCAGGGCGCGCTCATCCAGCAGCTCGTCGACGAACTCAGCCGGAACCGATAG
- a CDS encoding DUF5830 family protein — protein MDGQDERIELGVELLSKLEDPELSLADAMDRIEVVTRDPATVREILDTAVMRGVIEREDGVVQTTGSGFVSQTSDVVTREGDYECRRCGTGISTGHFIELEAGELGPFGSSCVRKVTGRE, from the coding sequence ATGGACGGCCAGGACGAGCGCATCGAACTCGGCGTGGAACTCCTCTCGAAACTGGAAGACCCCGAGCTGTCGCTGGCCGACGCGATGGACCGCATCGAGGTCGTCACCCGCGACCCGGCGACGGTCCGCGAGATACTCGACACGGCGGTCATGCGCGGCGTCATCGAGCGCGAGGACGGCGTCGTCCAGACCACCGGCAGCGGCTTCGTCAGCCAGACCAGCGACGTGGTCACCCGGGAGGGCGACTACGAGTGCCGGCGCTGTGGCACGGGCATCTCGACGGGACACTTCATCGAGCTGGAGGCGGGAGAACTGGGGCCGTTCGGGTCGTCGTGTGTGCGGAAGGTGACGGGGAGAGAGTAG
- a CDS encoding TVP38/TMEM64 family protein, with product MRADLSPRALAGAALVALVVAASLLTSPDAVLVHVEALAADPLLFGAALVVLYSVRPLVAWPTTLVAVVVGYGYGVALGVPIGLAGAVYTSMPPFFAARWVDDGGPIPVLDRLSAVGRFRTSAERYFDTAGGVRGVTAARLAPIPADAVTCTASVSGVRLRHFVAGTLVGELPWTVAAVVVGSSANTLTTHGLGAIGLPLAVAMVVSAAVLLAGPAYETFAHSSE from the coding sequence ATGCGAGCCGACCTGTCCCCGCGAGCCCTCGCGGGCGCCGCCCTCGTCGCCCTCGTCGTGGCCGCGAGCCTGCTCACCTCGCCGGACGCGGTGCTCGTCCACGTCGAGGCGCTGGCGGCCGACCCGCTGCTGTTCGGGGCGGCACTGGTCGTCCTCTACTCGGTCCGGCCGCTGGTCGCGTGGCCGACCACGCTCGTCGCCGTCGTCGTCGGCTACGGCTACGGGGTCGCACTCGGCGTCCCCATCGGCCTCGCCGGCGCGGTGTACACGTCGATGCCGCCGTTCTTCGCGGCCCGGTGGGTCGACGACGGCGGACCGATTCCGGTCCTCGACCGGCTCTCGGCGGTCGGCCGGTTCCGGACCTCCGCGGAGCGGTACTTCGACACCGCGGGCGGCGTGCGGGGCGTGACGGCGGCGCGACTGGCCCCCATCCCGGCCGACGCGGTCACCTGTACCGCCTCGGTCAGCGGGGTCCGACTGAGACACTTCGTCGCCGGCACGCTCGTCGGCGAACTTCCGTGGACGGTCGCGGCCGTGGTCGTCGGCAGTTCCGCGAACACGCTCACGACCCACGGGCTGGGCGCTATCGGGCTGCCACTCGCGGTCGCGATGGTCGTCTCCGCGGCGGTCCTCTTGGCAGGCCCGGCCTACGAGACGTTCGCTCACTCCTCGGAGTAG
- a CDS encoding response regulator transcription factor, whose amino-acid sequence MQQPTILVVDDEHRLADLYATWIGEEYETLTAYDGRGAVETIDETVDIVLLDRHMPGLSGDEVLEHIRADGHDCWVVMVTAVDPGLDIVQMDIHDYLTKPVTQCQLMRLIESLRVKNRFDGSRREHDELTNKMATLDDELDFDDLSNTDEYQHLEDRLKTVSDELAAEAEEAEAKLSDLYSEE is encoded by the coding sequence ATGCAGCAACCGACGATACTCGTGGTCGACGACGAGCACCGCCTCGCCGACCTCTACGCGACGTGGATCGGCGAGGAGTACGAGACGCTGACCGCCTACGACGGCCGTGGCGCCGTCGAGACCATCGACGAGACGGTCGACATCGTGCTGCTCGACCGGCACATGCCCGGCCTCTCGGGTGACGAGGTCCTCGAACACATCCGGGCCGACGGGCACGACTGCTGGGTCGTCATGGTCACCGCGGTCGACCCCGGCCTCGACATCGTCCAGATGGACATCCACGACTACCTCACGAAGCCGGTCACACAGTGCCAGCTCATGCGACTCATCGAGTCGCTGCGGGTGAAGAACCGCTTCGACGGGAGCCGCCGCGAACACGACGAGCTGACGAACAAGATGGCGACGCTGGACGACGAACTCGACTTCGACGACCTCTCGAACACCGACGAGTACCAGCACCTCGAGGACCGGCTGAAGACGGTCAGCGACGAACTCGCCGCCGAGGCCGAGGAGGCCGAGGCGAAACTCTCCGACCTCTACTCCGAGGAGTGA
- a CDS encoding HVO_2523 family zinc finger protein, protein MAEEDAESSAGGGGDTPRDDDSRADHGGRPCPMCGEPLYKRHCKYVCEQHGVVYDCSDPFN, encoded by the coding sequence ATGGCCGAGGAGGACGCGGAGTCGAGCGCGGGTGGGGGTGGCGACACCCCGCGGGACGACGACAGCCGGGCCGACCACGGTGGCCGGCCCTGCCCGATGTGTGGCGAACCGCTGTACAAGCGCCACTGCAAGTACGTCTGTGAGCAACACGGCGTGGTCTACGACTGTTCTGACCCGTTCAACTGA
- a CDS encoding protein-tyrosine phosphatase family protein translates to MSDSWGDSTDQTTTDHADDVLVRPKGYVEPFPVVRRIGDRECYIGNEAAADGTGHDRRFEFVLSVSTDAHSLTTHHRPLRDGPGNEWEAFEQAVDTARELFRRDGSLLVNCRAGISRSSTVLATMLAAEEGRRFRDAIGRVQQARPAAMPHPALHELAVVYLAATA, encoded by the coding sequence ATGAGCGACAGCTGGGGCGATTCGACGGACCAGACCACGACCGACCACGCCGACGACGTGCTCGTCCGCCCGAAGGGCTACGTCGAGCCGTTCCCCGTCGTCCGGCGCATCGGCGACCGCGAGTGCTACATCGGGAACGAGGCCGCGGCCGACGGGACGGGCCACGACCGTCGGTTCGAGTTCGTGCTGTCGGTGAGCACGGACGCACACTCGCTGACGACCCACCATCGTCCGCTCCGGGACGGACCGGGCAACGAGTGGGAAGCCTTCGAGCAGGCCGTCGACACCGCCAGAGAACTCTTCCGGCGGGACGGGTCGCTGCTCGTCAACTGCAGGGCCGGTATCTCGCGGAGCAGCACGGTGCTGGCGACGATGCTGGCAGCAGAAGAGGGACGGCGGTTCCGCGACGCGATCGGGCGCGTCCAGCAGGCGCGGCCGGCCGCGATGCCACACCCGGCACTCCACGAACTCGCCGTGGTGTACCTCGCGGCGACGGCGTGA
- a CDS encoding adenosylcobalamin-dependent ribonucleoside-diphosphate reductase: protein MSEPQLTADELELPIKRTEGETLEERLTGNAYHNILPARYLRKDADGELVESQEDLFERVGKNIALAEAVYEAEKQDVSVTVTPDQLKPDHPRRDELADEVFGKGTAVDDDAETELSIYNVNKFAYDTVVPELPGDIRDHVEDVADEFESMMSNLDFMPNSPTLMNAGDELQQLSACFVDSPDDDIDDIHQTAKEAAQVFQSGGGMGYAFWRLRPYGDAVGSTGGIASGPITFMRTFDQMCETIAQGGARRGAQMGVMRISHPDVIQFIHAKNKDVSLAQTLRLNDPDDYTHTSFADALEEARELIDDEGKVPKHLRNAVEGHLSNFNISVGVTDDFMEALQNGEEFTFTNPRTEEPHVATPETKELYEMFGLGEYVEVGEVLSMPAEVVWEDIVEGAHENGEPGVIYLERVNKQHSFDVEEHPDHRILATNPCGEQPLEEYEACNLGHINLSTLADLDAPDWRVWSAQNADEYESHEAAVSAFLDEAIDFEEFDYRIDRGTRFLENVVTMSDFPVEKIEQKVRDMRKIGLGVMGLAQLYIQLGIEYGSEEGNEVARQLMRHINHESKWTSHELAEERGAFNDWDDSKYANPTEYPEWFEHHTGLDAEEWADGFPIRNHNTTTIAPTGTTSMVGNTTGGCEPIYNVAYYKNVSDDVQGDEMLVEFDDYFLRTLEANDIDVEAVKQEAQEQMAANEFDGVEGLDTVPDAIGELFVVTQDLTGKQHAAVQCACQEGVDSAISKTCNFPNDASMEDMDEVYRYIYENGGKGVTVYRDGTRSKQVLTTRADNADFADEGEAAEVILEQIEAAFGGIEGFLDSEDVRAKLEADVTDIVGGGGERTYAKKKERPDQLHGVTQRIDTGYGKLYVTINEDPETAEPFELFANTGHSGGFTNSFTDALAKTISIALRSGVDPSEIVDKLQGIRSPKVAWDKGEQINSIPDAFGTALRRYLDDEIDRTYPQQKTLDETAEEAAERRRAEARETDGGSAAAETPEPDQGGTSDAVDDLIAAGESPECPDCGSLSLYYSEGCKTCESCGWSEC from the coding sequence ATGAGCGAACCGCAACTGACCGCCGACGAACTGGAACTGCCCATCAAGCGGACCGAGGGGGAGACGCTGGAGGAGCGCCTCACGGGCAACGCCTACCACAACATCCTGCCCGCGCGCTACCTCCGCAAGGACGCCGACGGCGAACTCGTCGAGTCCCAGGAGGACCTCTTCGAGCGCGTCGGGAAGAACATCGCGCTCGCCGAGGCCGTCTACGAGGCCGAGAAGCAGGACGTCTCGGTCACGGTCACGCCCGACCAGCTCAAACCCGACCACCCGCGCCGCGACGAACTCGCCGACGAGGTCTTCGGGAAGGGGACCGCCGTCGACGACGACGCCGAGACCGAACTCAGCATCTACAACGTCAACAAGTTCGCGTACGACACCGTCGTCCCGGAACTGCCCGGTGACATCCGCGACCACGTCGAGGACGTCGCCGACGAGTTCGAGTCGATGATGTCGAACCTCGACTTCATGCCGAACTCGCCGACGCTGATGAACGCCGGCGACGAACTCCAGCAGCTCTCGGCGTGTTTCGTCGACTCGCCCGACGACGACATCGACGACATCCACCAGACCGCCAAGGAGGCCGCACAGGTCTTCCAGTCCGGCGGTGGCATGGGCTACGCCTTCTGGCGCCTCCGCCCCTACGGTGACGCCGTGGGTAGTACGGGAGGCATCGCCTCCGGCCCCATCACCTTCATGCGCACCTTCGACCAGATGTGCGAGACCATCGCGCAGGGTGGCGCGCGACGCGGCGCACAGATGGGCGTCATGCGCATCTCGCACCCCGACGTCATCCAGTTCATCCACGCCAAGAACAAGGACGTCTCGCTCGCCCAGACCCTCCGCCTGAACGACCCGGACGACTACACGCACACCTCCTTCGCCGATGCCTTGGAGGAGGCCCGCGAACTCATCGACGACGAGGGCAAGGTGCCCAAGCACCTCCGTAACGCCGTCGAGGGCCACCTCTCGAACTTCAACATCTCCGTCGGTGTCACGGATGACTTCATGGAGGCGCTCCAGAACGGCGAGGAGTTCACCTTCACCAACCCGCGCACCGAGGAGCCCCACGTCGCCACGCCCGAGACCAAGGAACTGTACGAGATGTTCGGCCTCGGCGAGTACGTCGAGGTCGGCGAGGTCCTCTCGATGCCCGCCGAGGTCGTCTGGGAGGACATCGTCGAGGGTGCCCACGAGAACGGAGAACCCGGCGTCATCTACCTGGAGCGCGTGAACAAGCAGCACTCCTTCGACGTGGAGGAGCACCCCGACCACCGCATCCTCGCGACCAACCCCTGCGGCGAGCAGCCCCTCGAGGAGTACGAGGCCTGCAACCTCGGGCACATCAACCTCTCGACGCTGGCCGACCTCGACGCGCCCGACTGGCGCGTCTGGTCCGCCCAGAACGCCGACGAGTACGAGTCCCACGAGGCGGCCGTCTCGGCGTTCCTCGACGAGGCCATCGACTTCGAGGAGTTCGACTACCGCATCGACCGCGGCACCCGCTTCCTCGAGAACGTCGTGACGATGTCGGACTTCCCGGTCGAGAAGATCGAACAGAAGGTCCGGGACATGCGCAAGATCGGCCTCGGCGTCATGGGCCTCGCCCAGCTCTACATCCAGCTCGGTATCGAGTACGGCTCCGAGGAGGGCAACGAGGTCGCCCGCCAGCTGATGCGTCACATCAACCACGAGTCGAAGTGGACCTCCCACGAACTCGCGGAGGAACGCGGCGCGTTCAACGACTGGGACGACTCGAAGTACGCGAACCCGACGGAGTACCCCGAGTGGTTCGAGCACCACACCGGCCTCGACGCCGAGGAGTGGGCCGACGGCTTCCCCATCCGCAACCACAACACGACCACCATCGCCCCGACCGGGACGACCTCGATGGTCGGCAACACCACGGGTGGCTGTGAGCCAATCTACAACGTCGCGTACTACAAGAACGTCTCCGACGACGTGCAGGGCGACGAGATGCTCGTCGAGTTCGACGACTACTTCCTGCGCACGCTGGAGGCCAACGACATCGACGTCGAGGCCGTCAAGCAGGAGGCACAGGAGCAGATGGCCGCCAACGAGTTCGACGGCGTCGAGGGGCTCGACACCGTCCCGGACGCCATCGGCGAACTGTTCGTCGTGACCCAGGACCTGACCGGCAAGCAACACGCCGCCGTCCAGTGCGCCTGCCAGGAGGGCGTCGACTCCGCCATCTCGAAGACCTGCAACTTCCCGAACGACGCCTCCATGGAGGACATGGACGAGGTCTACCGCTACATCTACGAGAACGGCGGGAAGGGCGTCACCGTCTACCGCGACGGCACGCGCTCGAAGCAGGTCCTGACGACCCGCGCCGACAACGCCGACTTCGCCGACGAAGGTGAGGCGGCCGAGGTCATCCTCGAGCAGATCGAGGCCGCCTTCGGCGGCATCGAGGGCTTCCTCGACAGCGAGGACGTCCGCGCGAAGCTCGAGGCCGACGTGACCGACATCGTCGGTGGCGGCGGCGAGCGAACCTACGCCAAGAAGAAGGAGCGCCCGGACCAGCTCCACGGCGTCACCCAGCGCATCGACACCGGCTACGGCAAGCTCTACGTGACCATCAACGAGGACCCCGAGACGGCCGAACCGTTCGAGCTGTTCGCCAACACGGGCCACTCCGGTGGCTTCACGAACTCCTTCACCGACGCGCTCGCGAAGACCATCTCCATCGCGCTGCGCTCCGGTGTCGACCCGAGCGAGATCGTCGACAAGCTCCAGGGCATCCGGTCGCCGAAGGTCGCCTGGGACAAGGGCGAGCAGATCAACTCCATCCCGGACGCCTTCGGGACCGCCCTCCGGCGCTACCTCGACGACGAGATCGACCGTACCTACCCGCAGCAGAAGACGCTCGACGAGACGGCCGAGGAGGCCGCCGAGCGTCGCCGTGCCGAGGCACGTGAGACCGACGGCGGGTCCGCGGCCGCGGAGACGCCCGAGCCCGACCAGGGCGGGACCTCCGACGCCGTCGACGACCTCATCGCGGCCGGCGAGAGCCCCGAGTGCCCCGACTGTGGCTCGCTCTCGCTGTACTACTCCGAGGGCTGCAAGACCTGCGAGTCCTGCGGCTGGTCGGAGTGCTGA
- a CDS encoding winged helix-turn-helix transcriptional regulator, translated as MDDASPLHEANQECGHLTEFDSEAVIPEVLSLFGKRHTLAIMYEFAFSEEPLRFSDLEERLAISSTTLSNRLSELTERGYVVRRSYDEIPPRVEYEATEKTHALTPIFEDLYDWAREYEADAPPEKTATTE; from the coding sequence ATGGACGACGCCAGCCCGCTGCACGAAGCGAACCAGGAGTGCGGCCACCTCACCGAGTTCGACTCGGAGGCGGTCATCCCCGAGGTCCTCTCACTGTTCGGGAAGCGCCACACCCTCGCCATCATGTACGAGTTCGCGTTCAGCGAGGAGCCGCTCCGGTTCTCGGACCTCGAGGAGCGCCTCGCCATCTCCTCGACGACCCTCTCGAACCGGCTCTCCGAGCTGACCGAGCGTGGGTACGTCGTCAGGCGGTCCTACGACGAGATTCCGCCCCGCGTCGAGTACGAGGCGACCGAGAAGACCCACGCGCTGACGCCGATATTCGAGGACCTCTACGACTGGGCGCGGGAGTACGAGGCGGACGCGCCGCCCGAGAAAACAGCAACGACGGAGTGA
- a CDS encoding SDR family NAD(P)-dependent oxidoreductase gives MTTTESRTALVTGASSGIGEKLAAEFAADGYDVALTARRRDRLEAHADRLEAEYGVETHVVTADLAEPDAPAELLAELRDRDVQVDALVNNAGFSTYGPFAGSDRATAQDMIQVNLASLTDLTHRVLDGMVERGHGEILNTASMAGMAPTPNTAVYAATKSYVLSFSEALAHELEDDGVTVTALCPGPVDTELIAKEGMADSDIDNSDLNDPESVARAGYQGLKDGDRVVVPSRRMQALAQLKRVLPRKRVVSLAANQYEQYG, from the coding sequence ATGACGACGACAGAATCACGAACCGCCCTCGTGACAGGGGCGTCCAGTGGTATCGGTGAGAAGCTCGCGGCCGAGTTCGCCGCGGACGGCTACGACGTTGCGCTGACGGCGCGCCGTCGCGACAGACTCGAAGCGCACGCGGACCGCCTCGAAGCCGAGTACGGCGTCGAGACCCACGTGGTCACGGCCGACCTCGCCGAGCCCGACGCGCCCGCAGAACTCCTCGCAGAGCTACGCGACAGGGACGTGCAGGTCGACGCGCTGGTCAACAACGCCGGCTTCTCGACGTACGGGCCCTTCGCCGGGTCCGACCGCGCGACCGCACAGGACATGATACAGGTCAACCTCGCCTCGCTGACGGACCTCACCCACCGGGTCCTCGACGGGATGGTCGAGCGCGGTCACGGCGAGATACTGAACACCGCGTCGATGGCCGGGATGGCCCCGACCCCGAACACCGCGGTCTACGCCGCGACGAAGTCCTACGTGCTGTCGTTCTCGGAAGCACTCGCGCACGAACTCGAGGACGACGGCGTCACGGTCACCGCGCTCTGCCCGGGACCGGTCGATACCGAACTCATCGCCAAGGAAGGGATGGCGGACTCCGACATCGACAACAGCGACCTGAACGACCCCGAGTCCGTCGCCCGTGCGGGCTACCAGGGGCTCAAAGACGGCGACCGCGTCGTCGTCCCGTCCCGGCGGATGCAGGCCCTCGCACAGCTCAAGCGGGTACTGCCGAGGAAGCGAGTCGTCTCGCTGGCGGCGAACCAGTACGAACAGTACGGCTGA
- the trpG gene encoding anthranilate synthase component II yields MTRILFVDNFDSFTYNLVEYVESSLIESGHDPETKVVRNTASLDDIREFDPDAIVVSPGPGHPANPRDVGVTLDVFRELSTEIPTLGVCLGLEAAVYAYGGEIGRAPEPVHGKAWPIDHDGRGVFAGIEQGFSAGRYHSLVATTVPECFEVSATADHAVGAASVDTAATDGGAEPLVMGVRHREYPIECVQFHPESVLTACGHDIVDNFLASLG; encoded by the coding sequence ATGACCCGCATCCTCTTCGTCGACAACTTCGACTCGTTCACGTACAACCTCGTCGAGTACGTCGAGTCGTCGCTCATCGAGAGCGGGCACGACCCCGAGACGAAGGTCGTTCGGAACACGGCCAGTCTGGACGACATCCGCGAGTTCGACCCGGACGCCATCGTCGTGTCGCCGGGACCGGGCCACCCGGCGAACCCCCGCGACGTGGGCGTCACCCTCGACGTGTTCCGCGAGCTGAGTACAGAGATTCCGACCCTCGGCGTCTGCCTCGGCCTCGAGGCCGCAGTGTACGCCTACGGCGGCGAGATCGGCCGGGCGCCCGAGCCGGTTCACGGCAAGGCGTGGCCCATCGACCACGACGGCCGCGGCGTCTTCGCGGGCATCGAACAGGGCTTCTCGGCGGGCCGGTACCACTCGCTCGTGGCGACCACGGTGCCCGAGTGCTTCGAGGTCTCGGCCACGGCCGACCACGCGGTCGGCGCCGCCAGCGTCGACACCGCGGCGACCGACGGCGGGGCCGAACCGCTCGTCATGGGCGTGCGCCACCGCGAGTACCCCATCGAGTGCGTGCAGTTCCACCCGGAGTCGGTGCTCACGGCGTGTGGGCACGACATCGTCGACAACTTCCTCGCCTCGCTCGGGTAG